In one window of Gudongella oleilytica DNA:
- a CDS encoding DUF503 domain-containing protein — protein MFVGICTIRLEIFEAHSLKEKRQVIKSIIERLKHRFNISIAEVDMLDSWQNSEIGFACVSTEPDHARKMIQNVINFIDGDGRVEIIGQNIELL, from the coding sequence ATGTTTGTGGGAATTTGTACTATAAGACTTGAAATATTTGAAGCCCATTCCCTTAAGGAGAAAAGGCAAGTCATAAAAAGCATAATAGAGCGCCTTAAGCATAGATTCAACATTTCGATAGCTGAGGTGGATATGCTTGACAGCTGGCAAAACTCTGAAATTGGTTTTGCTTGCGTATCTACGGAACCTGATCATGCAAGAAAAATGATCCAAAATGTAATCAACTTTATTGATGGCGATGGCAGGGTCGAGATCATAGGGCAAAATATTGAGTTACTATAG
- a CDS encoding MATE family efflux transporter, with protein sequence MGRELKLTEGEIIGTLTRLALPIMGTSFIQMAYNLTDVMWLGRLSTDSVAAVGTAGFFLWLAASLVMISQVGIGVSVSQSYGRGDKKEAGRFITSGFQLNIAIALVYGAALYLFREQIIGFFNIQEADVVDMAVRYLSVISAGMIFFFMNPVFSATLNSSGNSVTPFKTNTIGLIINMVLDPVLIFGIGPFPRLEVEGAAIATVTAQIAVTAIFLYIGFSKGTLYSHARIIEKPDFKRISRIAELGIPPSVQMGTHAAVSIIITRLVAGFGSIPIAVQSIGSQIESISWMTSEGFASAISAFVGQNYGAGKLDRIKEGYRKGIRVLGGFGIFSSLMLIFAAEPLFSFFTPEDPEAIREGVKYLRILGLSQFFMSVEIGTAGAFNGLGKTIPPTMVGMTLNVSRIPLAATMSSTALGLLGIWWAISISSILKGLILYLWFKVVLINIRQASAT encoded by the coding sequence ATGGGAAGAGAACTTAAGCTTACTGAAGGGGAAATAATAGGTACATTGACCAGGCTTGCTTTGCCGATCATGGGGACTTCATTTATTCAGATGGCATATAATCTGACGGATGTTATGTGGCTGGGGAGGCTTAGTACTGATTCAGTTGCAGCTGTTGGAACAGCAGGATTTTTCCTGTGGTTAGCCGCATCTCTTGTCATGATTTCCCAGGTAGGAATCGGAGTAAGTGTCTCACAGAGCTATGGCAGAGGTGATAAAAAAGAGGCGGGAAGATTTATTACATCTGGCTTTCAGCTTAACATTGCTATCGCATTGGTATACGGAGCAGCTCTGTATTTATTCAGGGAGCAGATAATCGGATTCTTCAACATTCAGGAAGCTGATGTGGTAGATATGGCCGTAAGATATCTATCTGTAATCAGTGCAGGGATGATTTTTTTCTTCATGAACCCGGTTTTCTCAGCGACACTCAACAGCTCCGGAAACAGCGTCACGCCATTTAAGACCAATACAATTGGGCTCATAATAAATATGGTCCTTGATCCTGTCCTTATTTTCGGGATTGGTCCATTCCCAAGACTGGAGGTGGAAGGAGCCGCAATCGCAACCGTGACTGCTCAAATAGCAGTAACAGCTATCTTCCTATACATTGGTTTCAGTAAAGGCACCCTTTATTCCCATGCAAGGATAATTGAGAAGCCTGATTTCAAAAGAATATCGAGGATCGCTGAATTAGGGATACCTCCCTCTGTCCAAATGGGAACTCATGCTGCAGTAAGTATAATAATCACGCGGCTGGTAGCAGGGTTTGGTTCAATACCTATTGCGGTCCAAAGTATAGGATCTCAAATCGAATCCATTTCCTGGATGACATCTGAAGGCTTTGCGTCTGCAATATCAGCCTTTGTAGGTCAGAATTATGGAGCTGGAAAGCTTGATAGGATTAAGGAAGGGTATCGAAAAGGCATAAGGGTACTTGGAGGATTTGGTATTTTTTCATCCCTGATGCTGATTTTTGCAGCTGAGCCTCTGTTTTCCTTTTTTACACCTGAAGACCCTGAAGCAATAAGGGAAGGAGTCAAATATCTTAGGATACTTGGATTGTCACAATTTTTCATGAGCGTTGAGATTGGTACTGCCGGTGCTTTTAATGGATTGGGAAAAACCATACCGCCTACTATGGTGGGAATGACCTTAAATGTCTCGAGGATACCTCTGGCTGCAACCATGTCATCAACAGCCCTTGGATTATTGGGGATATGGTGGGCAATTTCGATCTCCAGTATACTGAAGGGTTTAATATTATATTTGTGGTTCAAAGTAGTTTTGATAAACATTAGGCAGGCCTCTGCTACATAG
- a CDS encoding peptidylprolyl isomerase yields the protein MLKQLMKPEVNEEIAVMKTNFGEIKIRLFPEVAPKAVENFTTHARSGYYDGITFHRVINDFMIQGGDPEGTGRGGKSIWGKPFQDEFNTMYRNFRGALSMANSGPNTNGSQFFIVQKTSVENNILGQMEDLGEKRGYPQDVVDAYRELGGTFWLDGKHTVFGQVFEGMEVVDLIAGTAVGSGDKPIKPVIIESLTIVPWKSE from the coding sequence TTGTTAAAGCAGCTTATGAAGCCTGAGGTCAATGAGGAAATAGCGGTAATGAAAACGAATTTCGGTGAGATAAAGATTAGGTTGTTCCCTGAGGTTGCGCCAAAGGCTGTGGAGAACTTCACAACCCATGCAAGGTCAGGATACTATGATGGAATCACTTTTCACAGAGTAATAAATGATTTTATGATACAGGGGGGAGATCCCGAGGGGACGGGAAGAGGCGGCAAGAGTATCTGGGGCAAGCCTTTCCAGGACGAGTTCAACACAATGTACAGAAATTTCCGGGGTGCCTTATCTATGGCTAATTCCGGACCGAATACGAATGGAAGCCAGTTTTTCATAGTACAAAAGACAAGTGTTGAGAATAATATACTCGGACAAATGGAGGATTTGGGAGAAAAAAGAGGCTATCCTCAGGATGTGGTGGATGCTTACAGAGAATTGGGAGGCACATTCTGGCTGGATGGCAAGCATACCGTATTTGGTCAGGTGTTCGAGGGAATGGAGGTAGTTGACCTAATAGCAGGAACAGCCGTAGGAAGCGGCGACAAACCGATAAAGCCAGTTATTATTGAAAGTCTTACCATAGTACCTTGGAAGAGTGAATAG
- a CDS encoding PadR family transcriptional regulator produces the protein MNIQFKKGVLELCVLSQLSKKDFYGYELVENISKYVLISKGTIYPLLRRFRTDGYVTTYLEESKEGPPRKYYCLTENGREVLEKLEREWNTFVNGVNHLLRNEVNEKERVFNQFMIEQEV, from the coding sequence GTGAACATTCAATTCAAAAAAGGGGTTCTTGAGCTTTGTGTTCTTTCACAGCTTTCTAAAAAGGATTTTTATGGGTATGAATTGGTTGAAAATATATCAAAGTACGTCCTGATTTCTAAGGGAACCATATATCCGCTGCTTAGAAGATTTAGAACCGACGGTTATGTTACGACATATCTGGAAGAATCGAAGGAGGGACCCCCAAGAAAGTATTACTGCCTTACTGAAAATGGCAGGGAGGTATTGGAGAAATTGGAAAGGGAATGGAACACCTTTGTTAACGGGGTCAATCATTTACTAAGGAATGAAGTGAATGAAAAGGAAAGAGTATTTAATCAGTTTATGATCGAACAGGAAGTATAG
- the queG gene encoding tRNA epoxyqueuosine(34) reductase QueG → MIKTISDIAKGLDIDIVGFAGNEVLSGLQGVLESRISKGLATEFEPKSVKDRIDPTMTLRECKGIITIAVPYNTACETSSRVTIKGSLSRSSWGLDYHIVVKKLLKELSGRLESVLGGSYLTFADTGPLVDRELAYRSGLGYYGKNCCIINPIYGSYVFIGYILTSLELSSDAIPIESQCGDCRLCLDACPTGALEAPGVLNPHKCISYLTQTKEYIPEELQKRMGVKIYGCDTCQAVCPKNKGVRSSRYKEFQPLKTGGCVDIKELLEMSKRDYTDKYGDMAGNWRGRSVLIRNALIAIKNMGIESELEDQLENLRKREVELWKPYL, encoded by the coding sequence ATGATAAAAACAATAAGTGATATAGCTAAGGGATTGGATATAGATATTGTTGGATTTGCAGGTAACGAGGTGCTATCCGGACTTCAGGGAGTACTTGAATCGAGGATCAGCAAAGGACTCGCTACTGAGTTTGAGCCAAAATCCGTAAAGGATAGAATAGATCCTACCATGACTCTCAGGGAATGTAAGGGAATAATAACTATAGCAGTTCCATATAATACAGCCTGTGAGACCAGCTCCAGGGTAACTATCAAGGGAAGTCTAAGCAGATCATCCTGGGGCCTTGACTATCATATAGTGGTTAAGAAACTCCTAAAGGAGCTTTCAGGCAGGCTTGAGTCTGTACTGGGTGGCAGCTACCTTACATTCGCTGACACCGGGCCACTGGTTGACAGGGAACTGGCTTACAGGTCGGGACTAGGCTACTATGGCAAGAATTGCTGTATTATAAATCCCATATACGGGTCCTATGTATTTATTGGCTACATACTCACCAGCCTTGAATTGTCATCTGATGCTATCCCCATTGAAAGTCAATGCGGAGATTGCAGACTTTGTCTCGATGCGTGTCCCACAGGAGCACTGGAGGCTCCAGGGGTCCTGAATCCTCATAAGTGCATATCTTATCTTACTCAAACAAAGGAGTACATACCAGAAGAGCTCCAAAAAAGGATGGGTGTCAAGATATATGGCTGCGATACCTGTCAGGCTGTATGCCCTAAAAATAAGGGTGTCAGATCATCTCGGTACAAGGAGTTCCAGCCTTTAAAAACTGGGGGCTGTGTTGACATAAAGGAGCTGCTTGAGATGAGCAAAAGGGATTACACAGATAAATATGGCGATATGGCCGGGAACTGGAGAGGCAGAAGTGTTCTAATAAGAAATGCACTCATAGCCATTAAAAATATGGGCATAGAGTCTGAATTAGAGGATCAGCTTGAAAATCTCAGGAAAAGAGAGGTTGAGCTATGGAAGCCTTATTTATGA
- the rodA gene encoding rod shape-determining protein RodA — protein sequence MFNLRKKAFKKFDFILLATVIILCIYGLVMIYSATLSMENLRYVKTQGIATLIGFAAILFLVFFDYQFLGKLYIPIYIVSMGLLLSVLLMGVGDEQWGARSWLYIGSFGFQPAEFVKVGLIISLAQYMDKHKEDINSPFVLLKTLALAFSPVILILMQPDMGTAMVFVFIIAAMLFAGGIKWKYIGLAFVVGLMSLPVIWMRLDDFQRDRIFNFLDPERDTTNTGYQALQGRIAIGSGKMFGRGLFKGTQTQFNYIPEKQTDFIFAVLAEELGFIGGASLILLYFILLYRIVKIAKNSTDTFGSLMSTGLAGMFLFHIWENIGMTLGLMPITGIPLPFMSYGGTFQLINLVSIGIVISVGLHRDGLSFE from the coding sequence ATGTTCAATCTAAGAAAAAAGGCTTTCAAAAAATTTGACTTTATATTACTTGCAACGGTCATTATACTTTGCATCTATGGCCTTGTAATGATATACTCTGCAACTCTAAGTATGGAAAATTTAAGGTATGTGAAAACCCAGGGCATTGCAACTCTGATCGGTTTTGCAGCAATACTTTTTCTTGTTTTCTTCGACTATCAGTTTCTGGGGAAGCTTTACATCCCAATATATATAGTCTCAATGGGTCTCCTGCTATCAGTATTGCTCATGGGTGTGGGTGATGAACAATGGGGAGCACGTTCCTGGCTTTATATCGGCAGCTTCGGCTTCCAGCCGGCAGAGTTTGTAAAGGTTGGGCTGATAATCTCCCTTGCACAGTACATGGATAAGCATAAGGAGGATATCAACTCACCATTTGTTTTGCTGAAGACGCTTGCCTTGGCATTTTCACCGGTGATATTGATACTTATGCAGCCTGATATGGGAACTGCAATGGTATTTGTTTTTATTATTGCAGCAATGTTATTTGCAGGCGGGATAAAATGGAAGTACATCGGTCTGGCATTTGTTGTGGGTTTGATGAGCCTGCCTGTGATCTGGATGAGACTTGACGATTTTCAGCGTGACAGGATATTTAACTTTCTGGACCCTGAAAGGGATACAACTAATACAGGTTATCAGGCTTTACAGGGCAGGATAGCTATAGGCAGCGGAAAAATGTTTGGAAGAGGCTTATTTAAGGGAACCCAGACTCAGTTCAATTATATTCCTGAAAAACAGACTGACTTTATATTTGCAGTTCTGGCAGAAGAACTGGGGTTTATTGGCGGAGCATCACTCATACTGCTTTACTTTATTCTATTGTACAGGATAGTCAAAATAGCCAAAAATTCTACGGATACCTTCGGCTCTCTCATGTCAACAGGTCTTGCAGGGATGTTCTTGTTCCATATATGGGAGAATATCGGAATGACTCTAGGTTTGATGCCCATAACTGGCATTCCCCTGCCTTTCATGAGCTATGGAGGAACCTTCCAGCTTATCAATCTTGTGTCAATTGGAATAGTTATCAGTGTAGGGCTTCACAGAGATGGTTTAAGCTTTGAATAA
- a CDS encoding MgtC/SapB family protein, producing the protein MLSELEMVLRLILSAIIGGAIGIEREASNRPAGFRTHILVSVGSTLIMLVSAYGMGESADPARLAAQVVSGIGFLGAGTILRTGSHIKGLTTAASLWVCAGIGLAIGAGFYLGGVVTAAIVLLSLVALGNFEVNVLRGANKLVRVTATDRAGLIGDIGTVLGEYNISIRNVTIDDIKDDDEGSGKIEIKFYVKKPINLNLQGLYDSLFHIRDIDEVDFEDQRIENWRNRKGGN; encoded by the coding sequence ATGCTAAGTGAACTGGAAATGGTATTAAGATTGATACTGTCAGCTATTATAGGTGGAGCTATAGGAATCGAAAGAGAAGCAAGCAACAGGCCTGCCGGATTCAGGACACATATTCTTGTAAGCGTGGGCTCAACACTCATAATGCTGGTCTCTGCCTATGGAATGGGGGAAAGTGCTGACCCCGCGAGACTTGCCGCACAGGTAGTAAGCGGAATAGGTTTTCTGGGAGCGGGAACGATACTTCGAACCGGCAGCCATATCAAAGGCTTGACAACAGCCGCAAGCCTATGGGTATGCGCCGGGATCGGCCTTGCCATAGGGGCTGGTTTTTACCTGGGTGGTGTGGTTACAGCTGCAATAGTGCTTTTATCCTTGGTTGCATTGGGAAATTTCGAGGTGAATGTGCTTAGAGGAGCAAATAAGCTGGTCAGAGTTACTGCTACCGACAGGGCTGGATTGATTGGAGATATTGGCACTGTATTAGGTGAGTACAATATTTCTATTCGTAACGTTACTATCGATGATATAAAGGACGATGACGAAGGCTCAGGTAAAATCGAGATAAAATTTTATGTCAAGAAGCCAATCAATCTTAATCTTCAGGGCCTTTACGACAGTCTGTTCCATATCAGGGATATAGATGAGGTTGACTTTGAGGATCAAAGGATTGAAAATTGGAGAAATAGAAAGGGAGGAAACTGA
- the map gene encoding type I methionyl aminopeptidase, translating to MIIIKTMEEIEKMKKAGELLAGLHKEIAKLIRPGITTMEIDRFVEDYLDERGAIPEQKGYHGYPYATCASINDEICHGFPRDEKLKEGDILAIDMVVRLDGWLADSAWSYTVGEVSEEARKLLDVTRKSLYLGIEKAVPGNRLGDVGSAIQQYVESNGFSVVRDFVGHGIGRDMHEDPQVPHFGKPGRGVRLMEGMVFTIEPMVNAGEYGMKLDDNKWTARTIDGSLSAQYEHTIAITKDGPIILTDQGESRE from the coding sequence ATGATCATTATCAAGACTATGGAAGAAATAGAAAAAATGAAAAAAGCCGGGGAGCTTCTGGCAGGTCTGCACAAAGAAATAGCTAAGCTAATAAGGCCTGGAATCACTACCATGGAGATAGATAGGTTCGTCGAGGATTACCTTGATGAAAGAGGTGCCATTCCCGAGCAAAAAGGCTACCATGGATACCCATATGCTACATGTGCATCTATAAATGATGAGATTTGCCATGGTTTTCCAAGGGATGAAAAGTTAAAGGAAGGAGACATACTGGCGATCGATATGGTTGTAAGGCTTGACGGCTGGTTGGCAGATTCTGCATGGAGCTACACAGTCGGTGAGGTTTCCGAGGAGGCTCGAAAGCTCCTGGACGTAACCAGAAAGTCACTCTATCTTGGAATAGAGAAGGCAGTTCCTGGCAACAGACTAGGTGACGTTGGTAGTGCTATACAACAATACGTCGAATCAAACGGATTTTCAGTAGTCAGAGATTTTGTTGGTCATGGAATTGGAAGGGACATGCATGAGGATCCTCAGGTCCCTCATTTTGGAAAGCCCGGGAGGGGCGTAAGACTGATGGAGGGTATGGTTTTTACCATCGAGCCCATGGTCAATGCAGGAGAGTACGGAATGAAGCTGGATGACAACAAGTGGACCGCCAGAACTATAGACGGAAGTTTGTCAGCACAGTACGAGCACACGATAGCAATAACAAAGGACGGACCGATCATCCTGACAGATCAGGGTGAATCAAGAGAATAG
- a CDS encoding thymidine kinase, with product MHQYKGKLIIHTGSMFSGKTSSLEKDVKRFRIAGYRTLAFKPSVDTRYASSEIVTHDDTTLEAVLVEGISEILRQCSLNKPEVVAIDEVQFLGGGLDEIIKGVNSLLGQNITVIAAGLDIDFAGQPFEIVKELMPIADYLTKHHAVCVKCGTDAWVSHRKTKDRERVVIGASREYEPLCRSCYLEEKRLEDAIVNKNQVTFI from the coding sequence ATGCATCAGTACAAAGGAAAGCTCATAATTCACACCGGTTCGATGTTTTCTGGTAAAACATCAAGTCTGGAAAAAGACGTAAAAAGATTCAGGATCGCAGGCTACAGGACCCTGGCTTTCAAGCCTTCAGTTGATACAAGATATGCAAGCTCAGAGATCGTGACACACGATGATACTACTCTTGAAGCAGTTTTGGTCGAGGGTATATCGGAAATACTCAGGCAGTGCAGCCTTAACAAGCCTGAAGTTGTAGCTATAGACGAAGTCCAGTTTCTGGGTGGCGGACTTGATGAAATAATAAAAGGCGTGAACAGCCTTTTAGGGCAGAATATTACAGTCATTGCAGCAGGACTTGATATAGATTTTGCGGGTCAGCCCTTCGAGATAGTCAAGGAGCTGATGCCAATAGCTGATTATTTGACTAAGCACCATGCAGTATGTGTAAAATGCGGAACTGATGCATGGGTAAGCCACAGGAAAACCAAGGACAGGGAAAGGGTAGTGATCGGAGCCTCAAGAGAGTATGAGCCTCTATGCAGAAGCTGCTATTTAGAGGAAAAAAGGCTGGAGGATGCAATCGTAAATAAAAACCAGGTAACATTTATATAA
- a CDS encoding glycine C-acetyltransferase: protein MSNIHELQFLKDKIQELKDQGVYRKLPVLQGASGPEVLLDGKKVINLSSNNYLGFANHPRLKAAAISAVEKYGAGSGAVRTIIGNMSIHEEMEEVLSKFKREEAAFVYQSGFNCNAGTIQAVTEAGDIIISDELNHASIIDGSRLSRADKGIYKHSDMDSLESVLKDSRDKYRNILIITDGVFSMDGDIAKLPEIVQLAEKYEAMTYVDDAHGSGVLGESGRGTVDHFGLHGRVDFTIGTLSKAIGVVGGYVAGSSTMYEWLSHRARPVLFSTSMPPAAAGAIIEAVKMLTESTEYTDRLWDNAKYFKEKMGTLGFDIGNSQTPITPVIIGDEAKTMEFSRRLLDKGVFVSGIVFPTVPKGTGRLRCMVTAGHSKEQLDKAVEAFKAVGEEMRLL, encoded by the coding sequence TTGTCAAACATTCATGAGCTGCAATTTTTGAAGGATAAGATCCAGGAGTTAAAGGATCAGGGAGTTTACAGAAAACTGCCTGTGCTTCAGGGAGCAAGTGGTCCTGAGGTCCTTTTGGATGGTAAGAAAGTAATCAACCTTTCCTCAAATAACTATCTGGGTTTCGCAAATCATCCAAGACTAAAGGCAGCTGCAATTTCAGCGGTCGAAAAGTATGGTGCAGGATCAGGCGCGGTCAGGACAATTATTGGCAATATGAGCATACATGAGGAAATGGAGGAGGTCCTTTCAAAATTCAAAAGAGAAGAAGCTGCTTTCGTCTATCAGTCAGGCTTCAATTGCAATGCGGGTACTATCCAGGCAGTTACAGAGGCTGGAGATATAATCATCTCCGATGAACTGAATCATGCATCGATCATTGACGGCTCAAGACTATCCAGAGCAGACAAAGGGATATATAAGCACTCTGATATGGACAGCCTGGAGTCAGTTCTTAAGGATTCAAGAGACAAGTACAGGAATATCCTTATCATCACTGACGGAGTATTCAGTATGGATGGTGACATTGCAAAGCTTCCCGAAATAGTTCAGCTTGCTGAAAAATACGAAGCAATGACCTATGTCGATGACGCTCACGGCTCAGGTGTCCTTGGAGAAAGTGGGAGGGGAACAGTTGACCACTTTGGACTGCATGGCAGAGTAGATTTTACAATAGGAACATTATCAAAGGCAATAGGTGTAGTTGGAGGCTATGTAGCTGGCTCAAGCACTATGTATGAATGGCTTAGCCACAGAGCAAGACCTGTTCTATTCTCAACCTCAATGCCTCCTGCAGCAGCAGGTGCAATAATAGAGGCTGTGAAGATGCTGACTGAGTCCACAGAATACACCGACAGGCTATGGGATAACGCAAAATACTTCAAAGAAAAAATGGGAACATTAGGATTTGATATTGGAAACAGTCAAACACCAATAACTCCGGTAATTATTGGAGATGAGGCGAAAACGATGGAATTCAGCAGAAGACTTCTCGATAAGGGAGTATTCGTATCTGGAATAGTTTTCCCTACTGTACCAAAGGGAACAGGAAGACTAAGATGCATGGTGACTGCAGGACACAGCAAGGAACAGCTTGATAAGGCTGTTGAGGCATTTAAGGCTGTTGGGGAGGAAATGAGGCTTTTATAG
- the trhA gene encoding PAQR family membrane homeostasis protein TrhA encodes MIKVYSKREEIINSITHGAGVLFGVGALLTMLIVSVGSGEASKIAAFSVYGVCIIIMYLSSTLYHSVTGPKVKSILRVLDHSSIFLFIAGTYTPILVLALNGSSKWIYLTAIWTVALGGVIFKIMTYGKFDKYKTVSLAIYIGMGWLAILPIKMIIQSTSWGFFGFILGGGLLYSLGTIFYSIKKIPYNHGIWHLFVLAASVLHFVGIMIYLK; translated from the coding sequence ATGATAAAGGTATACTCAAAAAGAGAAGAGATTATTAACAGCATAACTCATGGAGCAGGTGTCCTGTTCGGAGTAGGTGCACTACTAACTATGCTAATCGTGTCAGTAGGGAGTGGCGAAGCTTCAAAAATTGCAGCTTTTTCTGTCTATGGTGTCTGTATAATCATTATGTATTTGTCATCTACTCTGTATCACTCAGTCACAGGGCCAAAAGTAAAATCGATATTAAGGGTTCTGGATCATTCATCAATATTTCTTTTTATAGCGGGCACATATACTCCGATTTTGGTTTTGGCGCTCAATGGATCATCAAAATGGATCTATCTGACTGCGATCTGGACAGTTGCTTTGGGTGGGGTCATTTTCAAAATAATGACCTACGGTAAATTTGATAAGTATAAAACTGTGTCGCTCGCCATATATATTGGTATGGGATGGCTGGCGATCCTGCCGATAAAAATGATTATACAATCTACCTCATGGGGGTTTTTCGGGTTTATACTCGGAGGAGGATTGCTCTATTCCCTTGGTACGATTTTCTATTCCATAAAGAAGATACCTTATAACCATGGTATTTGGCATCTTTTCGTACTTGCTGCCAGTGTCCTTCATTTCGTAGGTATAATGATCTACCTTAAATAG
- a CDS encoding epoxyqueuosine reductase gives MKSDIEKVIHDAVREFDKNEDISTRWKKPLVAYADAADPMFKMLKQVADPDHYEPFDIDPDAKSVIAYFLPFEDWVVDSNAGGTECSREWAMAYIETNILISEINDRLIKFLNDSGRRTGKLPKELNMNYDTLKSVWSNRHVAYIAGLGTFGINNMLITENGCCGRLGNVVTSLHLDPTKRPDREYCLKKLDDSCGICVDNCMVGALDNGFDRFGCNEVLKVNATGFGELGEAKCCGKCLTGLPCSTIKPVAQSV, from the coding sequence ATGAAATCTGATATAGAAAAGGTCATTCACGATGCAGTAAGGGAATTTGATAAAAATGAGGATATATCGACCAGATGGAAGAAACCCCTGGTTGCATATGCAGATGCCGCTGATCCGATGTTTAAAATGCTAAAGCAGGTTGCTGATCCGGATCATTATGAGCCGTTTGATATTGATCCCGATGCTAAGTCGGTTATAGCCTATTTTTTGCCCTTCGAGGATTGGGTGGTCGATAGCAATGCTGGAGGTACTGAATGCTCAAGGGAGTGGGCAATGGCTTACATTGAAACCAACATTCTCATCTCAGAGATCAATGATCGACTGATCAAGTTTCTCAATGACTCCGGGCGGAGAACGGGAAAATTGCCAAAAGAACTAAATATGAACTATGATACCTTAAAAAGCGTATGGTCCAACAGGCACGTAGCATACATAGCAGGTCTTGGAACCTTTGGAATCAATAATATGCTTATAACTGAAAATGGGTGCTGTGGTAGATTAGGTAACGTGGTGACAAGCCTTCACCTTGATCCTACAAAAAGACCAGATCGTGAATACTGTCTTAAAAAACTGGATGACAGCTGTGGGATATGTGTTGACAACTGCATGGTGGGTGCATTGGATAATGGGTTTGACAGATTTGGCTGCAATGAGGTTTTAAAAGTTAATGCAACTGGATTCGGAGAGCTTGGTGAGGCAAAATGCTGCGGTAAATGTCTGACAGGACTGCCTTGTTCCACAATAAAGCCAGTTGCACAATCAGTATGA
- a CDS encoding DUF1667 domain-containing protein produces MLEVGGSETDINVTGNRCGRGIEYARKLISDESKILTGRCILLNGPMGRLPVVSSKPVPKDISDAVLEQVRNLRVYAPVEKGQILIENIMGSGIDILAQRRVGRSSM; encoded by the coding sequence ATGCTTGAAGTTGGTGGATCAGAGACTGACATCAATGTTACCGGAAACAGATGCGGCAGAGGAATAGAATATGCACGAAAGCTGATTTCCGACGAGAGTAAAATATTAACCGGTCGATGTATTCTGTTAAACGGTCCAATGGGCAGGCTGCCCGTAGTCTCCAGCAAACCGGTCCCAAAGGATATCTCAGACGCTGTACTTGAGCAAGTAAGGAACCTGAGAGTATATGCTCCAGTTGAAAAAGGCCAGATATTGATCGAGAATATAATGGGGTCAGGGATAGATATCCTTGCTCAAAGACGAGTAGGCAGGTCCTCTATGTAG